In Reichenbachiella agarivorans, one genomic interval encodes:
- the recG gene encoding ATP-dependent DNA helicase RecG — protein sequence MASFLQTKIEFLKGVGPVKAKLLEEELLIVTVEDLLNYFPFRYENRSHFSQIKDLEDNDGYVQIKGVIVGIGLKGESKKQRLSAQFADQTGEIELLWFKGVNWMIKKLKAGVPYVVYGKPVLFNGKFSISHPEIEIITPGNEQKGDDYLPVYPTTEKLKRRYIDSKALSKLVKSVLQHPSYRVDEIVDSHILQNNRLIGYQSALSWIHFPHSQDQLQQALLRLKFNELFFIQLKIFQEKVERQEKHRGIVFKKSHLVNEFYTKHKPFELTDAQKRVVKEIYTDLQSGYQMNRLMQGDVGSGKTITAFICMLIAISNGYQTSIMAPTEILATQHYHGLAEFSEKLGLKTALITGSTKKSLKKKNLDALKNGELDIIVGTHALIEDNVEFQNLGLVVIDEQHRFGVAQRAKLWQKSQHHYPHVLVMTATPIPRTLAMTLYGDLEISTIDQLPQGRKPIKTTQLTDANRSKLFGFIRRQIEEGRQVYIVYPLIEESETLAYKDLMDGYESISRAFPHEAISILHGKMKAADKEYEMKRFLKCETKIMVATTVIEVGVNVPNASVMVIENAERFGLSQLHQLRGRVGRGADQSYCILMSGPKLSKEARERIKCMVETTDGFKIAEKDLEIRGPGDLLGTQQSGLLDLKIADITQDSHILKLTRELARQILASDPELSSTEHSLIKKQLFSQKRHLLWSNIS from the coding sequence ATGGCTTCTTTTCTTCAAACAAAAATTGAGTTTTTGAAGGGGGTAGGTCCTGTCAAAGCAAAATTGCTAGAGGAAGAATTATTAATTGTTACTGTAGAAGACCTCCTCAATTATTTTCCTTTTCGCTACGAAAACCGTTCTCACTTTTCTCAAATAAAAGACCTAGAAGACAACGATGGGTATGTTCAAATCAAAGGAGTAATTGTAGGCATAGGACTCAAAGGAGAAAGCAAAAAACAGAGATTGAGCGCACAGTTTGCCGATCAGACTGGCGAGATTGAACTGCTGTGGTTCAAAGGAGTCAACTGGATGATCAAAAAATTGAAAGCCGGTGTGCCCTATGTCGTCTATGGCAAACCTGTTTTATTCAATGGGAAATTCTCTATCAGTCACCCAGAAATAGAAATCATCACTCCAGGCAACGAACAAAAAGGCGATGACTACCTACCTGTATATCCTACCACAGAAAAATTAAAACGACGATACATAGATAGCAAAGCGCTGAGCAAGTTGGTGAAAAGCGTGCTCCAGCACCCTTCGTACAGAGTAGATGAAATTGTAGACTCCCATATTCTTCAAAACAACAGATTGATAGGTTATCAGTCGGCACTTAGCTGGATACACTTCCCACATAGTCAAGATCAGTTACAGCAAGCCCTGCTCCGTCTGAAATTCAACGAGCTGTTTTTTATACAACTCAAGATCTTCCAAGAAAAGGTCGAGCGCCAAGAAAAGCATCGAGGAATTGTCTTCAAAAAAAGCCACCTTGTCAACGAGTTTTATACCAAACATAAACCGTTTGAACTCACCGATGCACAAAAAAGAGTTGTCAAGGAGATATACACCGATCTACAATCAGGCTATCAAATGAATCGATTGATGCAAGGAGATGTAGGCAGTGGCAAGACCATTACTGCATTCATTTGCATGCTGATTGCTATCAGCAACGGCTACCAAACCAGCATCATGGCTCCCACAGAAATCCTCGCGACACAGCACTATCATGGATTGGCCGAATTCAGTGAAAAACTAGGGTTGAAAACGGCATTGATCACAGGTTCTACCAAAAAGAGCTTGAAAAAAAAGAACCTAGACGCGCTCAAAAATGGCGAATTGGACATCATAGTCGGTACCCATGCTCTGATTGAAGACAATGTTGAATTCCAAAACCTAGGACTGGTGGTCATCGATGAACAACATCGATTTGGTGTGGCGCAGCGTGCCAAACTGTGGCAAAAATCCCAACACCATTATCCCCATGTCCTTGTCATGACAGCTACTCCGATACCTAGGACACTAGCGATGACCTTGTACGGTGACTTAGAAATATCTACCATCGATCAGCTCCCACAAGGAAGAAAACCTATCAAAACAACTCAGCTCACGGATGCAAATAGATCCAAACTATTTGGTTTCATCAGAAGACAAATAGAAGAAGGGCGACAGGTATATATAGTCTATCCTCTAATTGAAGAGTCCGAAACACTGGCATACAAAGATTTGATGGATGGGTACGAAAGTATTTCACGTGCATTCCCTCATGAGGCTATCAGTATTCTTCATGGAAAAATGAAAGCCGCTGACAAAGAATATGAAATGAAGCGATTTCTGAAATGCGAAACCAAAATCATGGTAGCTACTACAGTCATCGAAGTAGGTGTCAATGTACCAAACGCATCAGTCATGGTAATAGAAAATGCCGAGAGATTTGGGTTATCTCAATTGCATCAACTGAGAGGACGTGTAGGCAGAGGGGCTGATCAATCGTACTGTATCCTCATGAGTGGACCTAAACTATCCAAAGAAGCCAGAGAGCGAATCAAATGCATGGTTGAAACCACCGATGGTTTTAAAATCGCAGAGAAAGATCTAGAAATCAGAGGGCCAGGAGATTTGTTAGGTACCCAACAAAGTGGTCTATTGGATCTAAAGATAGCAGACATCACCCAAGATAGCCATATTCTTAAACTGACGAGAGAACTTGCTAGACAGATTCTAGCGTCCGACCCAGAGCTATCCTCCACAGAACACAGCCTAATCAAAAAACAACTATTCAGCCAAAAGCGTCACTTGTTGTGGAGCAACATATCTTAA
- the gldD gene encoding gliding motility lipoprotein GldD, translating to MAIVLLVSCESHYVPKPKGYNRIEMSPSVFRAMPDSFPYLFEYPTSAEIVKDGSWISERYWIDLHYPAYNADIQVTYKPVKQDRAVLEELLKDSYKLTSEHGVKAYSIDESVVKLPNGMSATLMELSGEVPSQFQFHVTDSTEHFLRCALYFKSSTENDSLRPVIDHIKMDMVHMLNTLEWNN from the coding sequence TTGGCAATAGTACTTTTGGTCTCCTGCGAATCACATTACGTACCCAAGCCCAAAGGGTACAACAGAATCGAAATGAGCCCAAGCGTATTCAGAGCCATGCCTGACAGCTTTCCTTATCTATTCGAGTACCCAACGTCTGCCGAGATCGTCAAAGATGGTTCATGGATATCGGAGCGTTATTGGATAGACTTGCATTATCCTGCCTACAATGCCGACATACAGGTAACCTACAAACCCGTAAAACAAGACCGTGCTGTACTCGAAGAACTCCTAAAAGATTCCTACAAACTGACTTCAGAGCATGGGGTAAAAGCCTACTCAATTGACGAAAGTGTCGTCAAACTCCCCAACGGAATGAGTGCCACACTCATGGAGCTCAGTGGTGAAGTCCCTAGCCAATTTCAATTTCATGTCACTGATTCTACTGAGCACTTTTTGAGATGTGCATTGTATTTTAAGAGCTCCACAGAAAACGATTCTTTGAGACCTGTCATTGACCACATCAAAATGGACATGGTACACATGCTCAACACGCTGGAATGGAATAACTAA
- the gldE gene encoding gliding motility-associated protein GldE: MDDPLPGHFLLAAFLSGPEIYFLIANLVLVILLFIGSALVSGSEVAYFSLSLDQVINEGDDSPPNKRIIHLLADPNKLLATILILNNFINISIVMISTYVTLRLTSSYYSTETVLGVLTVVITFLIVFLGEIVPKVYANQNNWSFAQKTSKLLVLSNKLFSPLSWMLIKVSHIFESRIERKGYNVSVAELNHALEIATDKETTEEEKGILKGIVNFGTLSVKQIMKSRMDITALDMETDFHELMNQINKTGYSRIPIYKETIDKIEGILYIKDLLPHLGEDETFEWQGLLRPGFFVPETKKIDTLFKDFQERRIHIAIVVDEYGGTSGLITMEDVIEEIVGEINDEFDDETEAEYKKIDQNTFIFEGKTSIMDFCKIVDVDHKKFESVKGESESLGGLLLEINSALPLAGEKIVFDGFTFVITSVNEKRIKKVRVVIKR; encoded by the coding sequence ATGGACGACCCACTCCCGGGACATTTTTTACTTGCAGCATTTCTTTCTGGTCCTGAAATCTATTTTTTGATCGCCAATCTGGTATTGGTAATCCTATTATTTATAGGCTCTGCCTTGGTTTCAGGATCAGAAGTTGCTTACTTCTCATTGTCCCTCGATCAGGTAATCAACGAGGGAGATGATTCCCCTCCTAACAAGCGAATCATTCATCTATTAGCTGATCCCAACAAGCTATTAGCAACGATCTTGATCCTCAACAATTTCATCAATATTTCGATAGTGATGATATCGACTTATGTGACTTTGCGGTTGACATCTTCGTACTATTCAACCGAAACCGTTTTGGGAGTATTGACGGTAGTGATTACATTCCTCATCGTGTTTTTGGGAGAAATTGTTCCAAAAGTCTATGCCAATCAAAACAATTGGTCATTCGCTCAAAAGACTTCCAAGTTGTTAGTATTGTCCAACAAACTATTTAGTCCACTATCATGGATGCTCATCAAGGTGAGCCACATCTTTGAAAGTAGGATCGAAAGAAAGGGGTACAATGTCTCCGTCGCAGAGCTCAATCACGCATTAGAGATAGCCACCGACAAAGAGACCACTGAAGAAGAAAAAGGCATCCTAAAGGGTATTGTGAACTTTGGTACGCTCTCAGTAAAGCAAATCATGAAATCCAGAATGGACATTACAGCCTTGGACATGGAAACGGATTTTCATGAATTGATGAATCAAATCAACAAGACAGGGTACTCTAGGATTCCCATTTACAAAGAAACCATCGACAAGATCGAGGGAATTCTTTACATCAAAGATTTACTCCCACATCTTGGTGAGGACGAGACTTTCGAATGGCAAGGACTCCTAAGACCAGGCTTTTTCGTCCCTGAAACCAAAAAAATTGATACCTTGTTCAAGGATTTTCAAGAAAGAAGGATCCACATTGCCATCGTGGTAGATGAATATGGCGGGACATCAGGATTGATCACCATGGAAGATGTCATAGAGGAAATCGTAGGAGAAATCAACGATGAATTCGATGACGAAACGGAGGCAGAGTACAAAAAAATAGACCAAAATACTTTCATATTTGAGGGAAAAACGTCCATCATGGATTTTTGTAAAATCGTAGACGTAGATCACAAAAAATTTGAATCAGTCAAAGGTGAGAGCGAATCGCTCGGGGGTTTATTGCTCGAAATCAATTCTGCCTTGCCACTGGCTGGGGAGAAAATTGTCTTTGATGGATTCACATTTGTCATCACCTCCGTCAACGAGAAAAGAATTAAAAAAGTAAGGGTAGTAATCAAAAGATAA
- a CDS encoding single-stranded DNA-binding protein, with protein MAGVNKVILVGNLGKDPEVRHLENGRAVANFSMATSETYKNKQGERVTTTEWHNLVLWSPLAEIAEKYLKKGNQVYIEGKLTSRSYEDKDGVTKYITEVVGREMTLLGGRPDGAASGDYSSNSQPTKTEIVDSTVEDSNEIDDLPF; from the coding sequence ATGGCAGGAGTAAACAAAGTAATCTTAGTTGGAAACTTGGGCAAAGACCCAGAAGTAAGACATTTGGAAAACGGAAGAGCCGTAGCTAATTTTTCGATGGCTACTAGCGAAACCTATAAAAACAAACAAGGAGAACGAGTGACTACTACTGAGTGGCACAACCTAGTACTCTGGTCTCCATTGGCAGAAATTGCTGAGAAGTACCTGAAGAAAGGGAATCAAGTTTATATAGAGGGAAAACTGACGTCTAGATCATATGAAGACAAAGACGGGGTAACCAAGTACATCACCGAAGTAGTAGGTCGAGAAATGACCCTACTAGGTGGGCGACCAGATGGCGCGGCATCAGGTGATTATTCATCCAATAGCCAACCCACCAAAACTGAAATCGTAGATTCTACAGTTGAAGATTCAAATGAAATTGACGATCTTCCTTTTTAA
- the mutY gene encoding A/G-specific adenine glycosylase produces MKTKTDATSIQKLVSKLLKWYGLNYRELPWRATKDPYKIWLSEIILQQTRVAQGLSYYLKFVKHYPTIDAFAGAPIDDILKLWQGLGYYSRARNMHKCANQIIKEMNGQFPDNYTDLIQLIGIGKYTAGALASICYDEPVPAIDGNAYRVYSRLFEIYSDISIGSTFKEFFELGLSIVPSQNAGDFNQAIMELGATICLPTNPKCNTCPLNNHCVARSKKVQNLLPVKSKKIKVKNRYFDYLVFIHEGHLALHKRKSQDIWQGLYDFLLFESDKDRKSSIFDILKSSEWGHVELIASSEEYKHILTHQKLHINFHVVQVTESKDFKLICQDNKLEAVHLSDLESLAVPKPVERFLYQELSEMYNFQT; encoded by the coding sequence TTGAAAACTAAAACTGACGCTACGTCCATCCAAAAACTAGTCTCAAAACTCCTCAAATGGTATGGTCTGAATTACAGAGAATTACCTTGGAGAGCCACCAAAGACCCATATAAAATCTGGTTGTCGGAAATAATCCTCCAACAAACAAGGGTCGCACAGGGCCTGTCATATTATTTAAAGTTTGTAAAACACTACCCCACAATTGACGCTTTTGCGGGTGCACCTATAGATGATATTCTCAAACTTTGGCAAGGATTGGGCTATTATTCAAGAGCTCGCAACATGCACAAATGTGCCAATCAAATCATAAAGGAGATGAACGGTCAGTTTCCTGACAATTATACTGATTTAATTCAGTTGATCGGGATAGGTAAGTACACCGCAGGCGCTTTGGCATCCATATGCTATGACGAGCCCGTACCTGCTATTGATGGGAATGCCTACAGGGTCTATTCACGACTATTTGAAATATACTCTGACATTTCTATTGGCAGCACCTTCAAAGAGTTTTTCGAACTAGGCTTATCCATAGTGCCTTCACAAAACGCAGGAGACTTCAATCAAGCCATCATGGAACTCGGCGCGACGATCTGTCTCCCAACCAATCCAAAATGCAATACCTGCCCTCTCAATAATCATTGTGTCGCACGGAGCAAAAAAGTACAAAACTTACTCCCAGTCAAAAGCAAAAAAATTAAAGTAAAAAACCGCTATTTCGATTACCTCGTATTCATTCATGAGGGTCATTTGGCGCTTCACAAGAGAAAAAGTCAAGATATCTGGCAAGGTTTGTATGATTTTCTATTGTTTGAATCTGATAAAGATCGAAAAAGCAGTATTTTTGACATTCTTAAAAGCAGTGAGTGGGGTCATGTCGAGTTAATCGCAAGCTCGGAAGAGTATAAACACATTCTTACTCACCAAAAATTGCACATTAACTTTCATGTCGTTCAAGTCACAGAAAGCAAGGATTTTAAATTAATTTGTCAGGATAATAAATTGGAAGCTGTCCATCTTAGTGATCTAGAAAGTCTTGCAGTACCAAAACCCGTCGAAAGGTTTTTGTATCAAGAGCTTTCTGAGATGTATAATTTTCAAACCTAA
- a CDS encoding HU family DNA-binding protein, with amino-acid sequence MTKADVINEIAEKTGIDRLDVQASVEAFFSVVKSSMADGENIYVRGFGSFINKKRAKKIARNISKNTAMVIDEHYIPSFKPSKVFVEKIKTSSKLG; translated from the coding sequence GTGACGAAAGCAGATGTGATCAACGAGATCGCCGAGAAAACAGGAATTGACAGATTGGATGTCCAAGCTTCAGTAGAAGCATTTTTTAGCGTAGTGAAAAGTTCAATGGCAGATGGCGAAAATATATACGTCCGTGGTTTTGGAAGTTTCATCAATAAAAAGAGAGCAAAGAAGATTGCTAGGAATATATCAAAGAACACCGCGATGGTGATTGATGAGCATTACATCCCTAGCTTCAAACCATCCAAGGTGTTTGTAGAGAAAATCAAAACAAGCAGCAAACTAGGATAA
- a CDS encoding tetratricopeptide repeat protein: MSLHRWLVLIGGLLLVFLLFSLPKVVVDNDAVDTEITQSSTSEIEETHSFSFSQKDQDRRDALLNLLDSSSVKEKSTIFADSLARLYLSYNKLDSASHFADVILALDSSINGQRLAGEIYFQLFGIALNQADLAKYAKKAQDCFQIVIAEQEDPDTKAKLAMTKVISDNPMEGIGMLREILEEYPDNITALYSLGLLSMQSGQYDKAVERFEKLMTIDPANQQAAFLLATSYFETNQREKAKQWFENIKSTGTDPAIISSTDQYLKELNEL, encoded by the coding sequence ATGTCACTACACCGATGGTTGGTTTTGATAGGAGGATTGCTACTGGTTTTTCTGCTGTTTAGCCTGCCCAAAGTAGTAGTGGACAATGATGCCGTCGACACTGAGATAACCCAGTCGTCGACCTCCGAAATCGAAGAGACACATAGCTTTTCTTTCTCTCAAAAGGATCAAGATCGAAGAGACGCTCTTTTAAATTTGCTTGATTCCTCTTCTGTAAAGGAAAAAAGCACTATCTTTGCGGACTCTTTGGCTAGACTGTACCTATCGTACAACAAGCTAGACAGTGCTTCACACTTCGCAGATGTGATTTTGGCACTGGATAGTTCGATAAACGGGCAGAGACTGGCGGGAGAAATTTATTTCCAGCTATTTGGTATAGCGTTGAATCAGGCTGATTTAGCAAAGTATGCCAAGAAGGCTCAGGATTGTTTCCAAATAGTAATTGCGGAGCAAGAAGATCCTGACACCAAGGCGAAGTTGGCTATGACGAAAGTCATTTCTGACAACCCCATGGAAGGAATAGGCATGTTGAGGGAAATACTAGAAGAGTATCCCGATAATATTACTGCTCTATACAGTCTTGGATTGCTGTCAATGCAATCTGGTCAATATGACAAAGCTGTAGAGAGATTTGAGAAATTGATGACTATTGATCCAGCTAATCAACAAGCTGCGTTTCTATTGGCAACTAGCTATTTTGAAACCAATCAGCGTGAGAAAGCCAAACAGTGGTTTGA